The genomic interval AGTCCCAGCATGCACAGGGTTtaccctctctttctctctctgctgctcctcttcctcccttcaTCTCTCATCCTGCTGTCACCCCCGCCGTGACCGTCTCCCCCTCTtcttcccctcccctcctcccccacccaGTAACCGTCACTGTGACAGATACAGAAATTGGCTTTTTGTCGCCCACTGTTGCCCTCTTGAATGAACATTTAGTGACCCCTCAGACGACACGTCCAGCAGGGACTTTTATCTCCCTTCCTGAAACCGAACTGGACTCCGGCCCGTCGCAGCCTCCTGTTTTCTCCTCCAGGTTTGAGTCTGCGTTCGATCCTGCAGACGTCGTTCCAAAGATGCCTCCTGTCGACTTGTCCCTCTTTGGACTGAACTCTTCATCAATAAGTGCTGACAAAACCTCGactcttcctgttcctccaaCCCCTCCGCCATCTTTTAGCCTTaatccctcctcttcctcagcagaTTCCAGCTCCCCCACCAGCTCCTCTATCCATGCCCCAAATCAAGGCTTCGTGTCTGAGCTTCAACATCTTTCGTTTTCTGGAAAtgagacagaaactggaaacatGGCAGGTTTAAAGACCAATCCAAGCCCGGTTATTGCTCTCAAAAACGTCTCCTCACAAGGTCACAATGCCTCCGAAGATACCGGACGGATAAAAGCATCTCAGCGGAACATCACAGGAGGTTTAAACGGAGACATATCTGCAAATGTACCAAGTCTGCCGTCAGATCAGAACCATGAAGGTGTTTCCCTGGTCAGAACCACAGCGAGCTCCTCTCCAGCTGCTCGGTTTAAAGCTGTCAGTTTGTCGGCTCACAGCGTGAAAAAAGCCACGTTCCGACCCGGTCCGACTGAGGATTGGGCCGCCGGGCCGGCGCTGCCCTGCCAGTGTAAACAAGGCTTTGATTTTACGTGTGTGTGCAGCGGGTCAGCAGGGAACCGTATGTCCAACAGTAACAACAAACCGTAGATGTAGATGGTCCAAGGAGCAggaatctttaaaaacaatcaaacttcTGATTTGTGTTCAGTTCTGAAGCATCGTCCCCACATGGCCAAAAGATTATGACCCCTGCTGGTGACTTGGACTGTTAGCCATGTAGCATGTCTACAGGCTGGTTGAAAGGGGAAAATTCagctttaaagtaaattaaaacaaagattttaggACTGAATACAAATTGAATTACCTGTTAAATGGATAttctggccattttgaattgacgAAATGAAGAGTTGATATCTGTTGGAGATCAGAGATCATGTTTtgtgacctcagtttggagaaatggagtttaattctgacagaactgatgagctaacggctagtctgaacgcaGCTAAGACCAAATTAGATTGTTGTTTAATCTCGTAACAATTCATGTTGCTTCGTGtaaacatgatcgcccgccaCTGAGAGTCCAGAACAGCTCATAAAcaactgaaactctcagaaagtaaccagtggactacaagtgattaacttttagagtcagcacaattcaagatggctgccacagccagcggACCTTAACAAACGGCTCAAACTCTGCCAGTGTTCCAGATGTTAatctaaaatctgatgtggtagtagctgagagtcgtccacaTGTCGAAGTCAGTTTTATGTTACAGTTTGTTGGGTTgtttgcaaacagcagcagcagcagctggctgtaacACTTCCTGTACAGTCGGGGGTCTCTTCCTGCAGGAGTTTCATGAACATTCTGCTGGAATATCCGTGTAATACGTTGGtgtaaaggttaaaataataaaatctttgaaatgttGTTCGTTTGAAGACAGTTCTGCTCAAACGAGCCACGGACTCGTCAGCTGGGACCAGATGGAGCTCCAGGTGTCCAAACCTCCTCAGGATTCATGTGACTCAAACCTTTCCATCCCTTTCCACGGTGGTGTAGAGCGACACCTCGCTGCTGCTGTTCGTTCTGGGAAATAATCTCtgaatttaataataatttaggcTAAATTCAACAGAAAGAAACTGATGTTGGGGTAAAATATTCCACTATGGACTGGTATTAAATTTAGGACTTTGGACTTTTAAGAGGACTGAGATTTTTGGTCCTGGTCCCGCTTGGACTAGCCTTTTGCTCATCAATCATTTTGAACCTAAACTCTATTTCTACAAActcaaggagctatctacaacaggtaagatattcattgctCAGAATCTTTAAagtgaccagactatccctttaaggtgGTTGGGCTTCATGTTGTAGCAGATCTGAGGTTTTAATGAGTAATTAGTTTCTGGGAATCATGGGTCAGGGATGGGTTGGATCTTCATGGTGATTCTGGGATAGTTTTAGGATCTGAATGATCAGTTTAGTTGAATCCTGTTGTAGTTTTACTCCTGGTAGTTGTAGTTCAAACAGggatcctcctcctctgtcattCTCATCAATCATTTCTCAGAGGACAGATGTCTGTCCAGTCCATCCAGCTCCAGGTGGAGACGTCCTCAGCTGCTCGTCTCTTCAGTCTCTGAAACATCTGAAAGCCAGCAGAGATGTCTGAACGAACCCCTGAAAAATACCCAACAATCTGCAGCTTGGGGGTCTCCATTCAGAGCTGATGGACGCGTCTGTCTTCATGATCAGAGAAACAAGAGAGACACCTGCTGGTGGCTGTGGAGCATAGCAGGAGATCGAATGTTTTAGTTCACATTCATGAAGTCCCTGTGGAGGTCCGAACCTCCTCAGCCCGGTGGACCAATCAGAACAGGTTGTGTTTATGTTGAACAGATATCTTTAAAGCAAACTGAACTCGCAACACAAATAATCAGCTGTccctgcagtttttcttttataaatgttctgtgatcagtttaaatgaaaatgccTGCAGGCAGCTGTGCTGAAAGCGTGAAAtcctttaaaaggtttaaaaagttaaCGACACAGTTACTGAagtgctgaagctgcagaagcacttttcttcttttcaataAAGCCGAGAACAGAAGCCTTCCTGTCTGTTATCTTCCAGGCAGCACATCCCTCCTCATCGTTTGACTCCAGAAAATTGGATTTTTACACGACTCTGTTTGCTCCGAGCCGGCGATTCATCTCCTGCTATGTGCCACAGAAAAGAAATCTTTGCAGACGGGAAATATTTGTGTCtgaaaggtgatttttttttattctcttctctTCTGTTGTGTCCTTTCACCTTCTTCTCAGAGGGTCTGTTCTACGGGGTCTTCTTGTTGGTGGAGTCGGAGCGGAGTCAGCAGGCGGTGGAACGAGCCCTGGCTCTCTGGGTAAGACTGACCGTTCCTTCAGTGCTGGAGAAAggtggtttttattgttgcctCCTGAAAGTTAAAGTTAGAGAGTGTTCTTGCTTTAGGTGGAGCTTTTATTCTCATCACAgtggaacacaggaaacagatcagatgttaaactaaaaaattaaaccatttttaggacataaaaatgtcattttaagcCTGACAGCAGCACATCTGTAACCAGGAgcaacatctggaggagcttttctaACTAATTCAGTTAATTGTCAGCAGGTGAGTCAGAGACGAGCTTTTAGAGGCtcaccagctgacaggaagtgtctgagaacagaggaacactttcagaataaagttcctgaatgaaaagagaaaacaggattgtgtaaacaaagaagaagccagatgtgaacagatgtgtctcctttgaggtcagcctgcctctctgatggtatgggggtgcattagtgcctcccatccaggactgttgaacagacagaacgggacgacctcaggtccagatgtttacagactgatgagggaaacatctggaacatctgtagAGAGACGTGTTGCTGACAGCAGATTAACTGAGtttgtttcctaaaaatggtttaatttcttattttcaacatttgatctTTTCACTGTgactaaaatgtgtttctgatgtttgtaaatgattgttttctgtttttatgcaaCATCTGTGTCCGAGTCGTTTTACATCAGCCAACATTCGGTGACGTTTATggttttatgttcatttatcGCAGACagtctgtttaatttatttccagaataaaagcagaaacatgatggttgaattattattatttattattattcctgcAGCTGAATCAAACCTTTCAGGACTGGACCTTTGCTGTCGATCATTTCAGGTAAATCTGCAAACTTCTGTCTTTATGAAATCATAAATGTTTGGAGACAAAAGggtgtaaataaatgtaaaaacattatcatatGTTTTAAAGGCTGATTGTCATgagattaaactgttttattaattaaagtCCAGCTTCTGAACATACTTTGAATAAAAGATGATTTGATTGTTTGAGgatacagaaacattttaaatcccctctaaaatctgcagaaagtgtttttaggttcaaactttatttgaagcgttttgtttttctcttcagagTTGATCTCACTGGAGGCTCCTTCAGGTAAGAATCTGCGTTCAACTTTAAACACCCGGTTTGTTTCAGTGTTCAGAGTCTGGAGTAATCTGAGTAATCTGAGTAATCCTGAGTAATCCTGAGTAATCTGAGTAATCCTGAGTAATCTGAGTAAACTGTGTAATCCTGAGTAATCTGAGTAAACTGTGTAATCCTGAGTAATCTGAGTAAACTGTGTAATCCTGAGTAATCTGAGTAATCCAGAGTAACCCTGAGTAACCTGAGTAATCCCGAGTAACTTGAGTAACCCTGAGTAATCCTGAGTTATCCCGAGTAACCTGAGTAACTTGAGTAACCCTGAGTAATCCTGAGTAACCTGAGTAATCCTGAGTAACCTGAGTAACCTGAGTAATCCTGTGAAAGCTTCAGTTTGTCTCGTCTCCTCTGGTGTTCGCAGCTACAGctgccagctgctgctggtgatcCGCAGCCGGAGCGAAGCCGACGTCATGGAGCGGCTGCTCAGCAGAACCGGGCTCATCGGGACCGGACTGCAGGTCCAACCCAACAGTCTTTACGTCCGATTAGTAGGTGAGGAAAGGAAGAGTTCAGCTGGTGTCCAAACACTGAGGCTCACTTCTGTTTATtctaaaactttttgttttcctctgttctGGTTatcagaacctcagaacctcAGGTCTCTGGTTCGGTTTAAAGTcgtctgaatgctgagtcagcgttcacgctgctttcctgtttagtttctgtcctacttttttctttttcctgcagaCTTTGAGCAATAAAACAATCAACTAGACcgagaataatgttttttaacttttagttgttggaacttttatacttttcatgatgtttttataatatctctttaattcctccacaaacactgttttagctccttttagctccttttagcttctgttgttCTCTTTCTAGCTTTCAGTTCTGGTTTTCCTGATAATTtatctttgttattttagcttttgttctgctgctttaatcTTTGAGCTTCTCTGCTCAGCTTGTTTTAACCTGAACAGCTCAGTTTGATCGGACTCTTTCATTCAAGCATCAGTTAcgtgtgacctctgctccttccTCCAGGAAACTGTCCTGAGGAGAatcttcttcacttcctgtgGCCTGAGACCCGACCCAGAGTCACTCAGTACCTGCCCTGCTTCCCCAACAAGGACCACAGTGCCTCCAGGAGCTGGTAAAACCCAAACACAACAGATCCACGTACaatcagaggtcagaggtcaacccTCAATGACCTCCACTGTATCCACTTCTTTGGATACTCTGCTTTCAAAACCCTATTAGCTGcttttctgtctggttttatttagtGGCACACTGCTGCTCAGTTTTATACTCAAACTGAGTCAAAACTAATATTTATCTGagttatttgtctttttccagTTTGATTAATCCAGAAAACTACAACTCCTTCTGGTCGACCGCGAACCTCACCAGCTGCTCCGTGACTGCAGGTCCGATCAGATTTCCtcatttgaaacaaatgttttctttaggaATATATTCCTACGTTAGTGGTTGGGAAAACAGTTCAGTCTTTAGGTTGTTTTATGTTCTGTAGAAAATGCAGTTGGTGTGGCGGAGCAGCTCGCTAACTTCACCAAGAACAGCCTCTCCAACGAAGAGGTGGGCGGGAAAAACCAAACATGCATCAAACCCAGAGCGGCGAGGAAGATGAACAAACCGTCCTTcatccgtccgtctgtccaCAGGTGTCTCAGGTGGTGACGAAGGTGCAGGAGCTGGTGAACGTGGCCAAGATCGACGCGGCGGTGGCCGAGACTGTGGTTCACATCATCTCCAACGTCATGATCAGCTCCGACAAGCCGCCGGCGGACGCCTCCAACAAGTACGCTCCTCGACTTCCTGTTAGACCCTGTCCACCAATCAGCTGTGGCCTTCTGACGAAGGGCAGATAGTGTAAAACGTTACctggttaccatggttaccTGTCAGTGGGAGGGATCAGGCAGCAGGTGAACTTTCTGTGAAGGAGGCCTTCAGAGGTCCTCAGACCTTCAGAGGTCCTCAAACCTTCAGAGGTCCCCAGGAGACCTTCAGAGGTCCTCAGGAGACCTTCAGAGGTCCTCAGACCTTCAGAGGTCCCCAGGAGACCTTCAGAGGTCCTCAGACCTTCAGAGGTCCCCAGGAGACCTTCAGAGGTCCTCAGGAGACCTTCAGAGGTCCTCAGACCTTCAGAGGTCCTCAGGAGGCCTTTGGAGGTCTCTGAGAGGTCATGTCTCAGTGCATCGAGAATCATCTCCACCAAGGACGTTATgttgtccgtctgtctgtctgtttgcaggattacataaaaacttacaaacagattttgataaaatttgAGGAAATGTTGggttgtcataaaaaacaagtgattaaattttggtccAGATCGTAGAACCTTTTAATGATCCTCTGGTCTTGGAGGTTTGCTTCTAGTTTAGAGATAAAACGTGAGTTTAGAAGCAGTCAGTGGTCATGATGTAATGGCTCTCTGTTCTGATTACTTGTTGACTGATGAAGGACGTTCTTCTCCTCAGAGCTCTGAAGGCTGTCGAGGAGTTGGCTCACAAGGTGGAGTTTGGAGGTCTGTCTGTGAACATCACCTCCAAGACGCTGGCTTTGGGAGTGTTGGCCCTCAACCACTCCACGTTCAACGGCACGTCGTTCAGCGCCTTCTTCCTGCCCAACTCCACCGACCCGAAGGTGCCATCATGGAAGCTCCTCCCCCTGGAGACCATGTTCAGCTTTTTGAACAGAATCACTTCTGCAGTTTACTTTGATTGATTGTTTCTTCACAAATTGTTCCTTTCTTTGACCTTTATTCTGAAACTCTTTTCTGTCCTTCCTGTCCAACCCTGTCGTCTTCTCTCTTCCTCAGATTGAGTTTGACGTGACAGCTAACCCGTTAGCTCAGGTAACGCTCCCCGGCTCGCTGCTGTCCAGCGTCTCTCTGAGCGACGTGGACAGGTCGTCTCTGTCCAGGATCAACTTCATGTTCTTCAGCAGCACCAACCTGTTCCAGGTGAGGCGAGAGGCCCACCTCCTGAGTTTGATCGGTGGAAACAGACctgatgtttgggtttttgtctCCAGAAAGAGCAGAACAGCTTGTCTCTGAACAGCTACGTGGTGGCGAGCAGCGTCGGGAACCTTTCTATCAAAGACCTGAAAGACCCGGTGAAGATCGAGATCTCCCACCTGCACGGACAGGTACACACTCCGCTTCCCTTCTTTCACTGATTTCCTCCACAGTTAGGCAGaaaaaactgagctgaactcctaaaaataaactttaaacattacTTGAAGGAGTGCAGTTTTAAACTGTCTTCCATGACGTGAGGTCTGTCGCCTCTCAGGATGTGTTCAGGgggagtctcagctactatctcattatctgtaaaattaccagAGTTGGAAccgtttctgtttgttcaggtCTGTTAGCTGTGCTGTTCATCCAGTGAGGACTTACATCTgctcagtggttcaggagatattttgctaacagacaagcagggaTTAAACAGTTCTCCATCAGTTAGCCCTTAGCACCAGGATCTGTGACACTGTTCGTTTCTTCTCCTGGCAGGTTTCATCCAAGAGGAAGTGCATGTTCTGGGACTTCAGCATGAACGGTGAGTCTGTCTGCATGGAGCAGAgccgacctctgacctctgacctctgacctccgacctccgacctctgacctccaacctctgacctctgaggttTTCATGGATCTGTTCCTGGTTTCGGACACGTTTACCTGCTGAACTTTTGGATGTGTTTGATAAAGTTACAGACGTTGTTCTCTCTGTCAGATTCACTTTTccacaaagatttttatttagctcagagcttcaaacaaacaaacaaacaaattaataataaaccTACAAATAATCTCTTTATTCGCTCCGGATCTTTAAAATCTACagatattctgtttttaaaaacactgggAATTATTGTTCCTGTTGCTAAcaacagtctttttttaatgaattaaaaagGAGAATATTCTAATTTATGAgagttatttatatttaaaacttgtCTCTGAGAAGTGATGTTAAATGAAGATGTTTCTGTTCTTAGTGAGGAGAACTGAGAGATcactttttagctttaaaagtaaACGATTTAAGGGAAATAAgcattataattataatttatacatttatataatgCATTCTAATGTGAAGAGACTGAgtctgtttgttgctgtttgaggGAGGAGCAGAAACGAGCTGCAGCCTGCTCCTTTATAGTTGTTTAATCATTGATTCATTCACTCGTTCACTCGTTCACTGGACCTGGTGTAATGTGTTCATCTGTCCACCAGAGGGCGATGGAGGCTGGAACGCCCGAGGCTGCAGCGTGTCCAAAGAGTCCAGCAGCAACAGGACGGTCTGCCTCTGTAACCACCTCACACACTTCGGCATCCTGATGGTAGGACTCCAGAGCTCATCAGAGCTGCTGGACCTTCGTTTAGTTTGTAGACCTTCTGTCaggttttctctcagtttcacctttgaccccagaCCTGGAGGTGCAGCAGAAAGTGTCGGTCCTCTGACCAACATCTCCCTGATGACGCCATCTTTCACATAGTTCTGCTGACGTAGAGGAACCATCTTAAAGTCCTCatctgctgctggttctggaGTCGGcatcttcatcttcagcttCATCAAACTTAGCTTCCTGTCTCagatgttctgcttgtttttcatggagaagctgaaaagtgaacataaataaaagctgttggCTCAAATCTCTCTGCAGGACGTTTCTCAGACCTCCTCCCAGATCGATCAGAAGAACAAGAAGGTCCTGACCTTCCTCTCCTACATCGGCTGCGGCGTGTCGGCCATCTGCTGCGCCGCCACGCTGCTCACCTACGTGGCCTTCGAGTGAGTCTTTGCTGTTAGTTCCCGCGGTGCGTTCATAGTTTCAGACGTCCTGAACCTGAAGCTGGACTCCTTCCTCCTGCAGAAGCCTGCGGCGCGACTACCCGTCTAAGATCCTGATGAACCTGAGCACGTCGCTGCTGTTCCTGAACATGGTGTTCCTGCTGGACGGCTGGTTGGCCAGCCTGAACAGGAACGAGGGGCTGTGCATGTCGGCCGCCGTGCTCCTGCACTACTTCCTGCTCACCTCCTTCACCTGGATGGGTTTGGAGTCCGTCCACATGTACATCGCTCTGGTCAAAGTCTTCAACACCTACATACGCAGATACATCCTGAAGTTCTGCGTCGTAGGATGGGGTGAGCCTGACCGCCGCCCAAAGCTTGGTTCGATTTTTAACCCTGACTCAGCATCAAGTGTTCATACGAGAGAAAGCTGGAGAAGCTAGGATTTCTGTGAAAATCcagagctgttaaagctaaaataagccgAACAACAGCTACAAACTaaaggcagaaaagaaaaaggtaaaagctaaaagtagcataaaaagttaaaaacagccggtttgttgaagcagatttcaaagaagaGATCTCAGTAAAGTtccatataaatataaaatgcctgtaaataaagttaaatatttctgaaacaACCAAAGCAGCagcgtctcctgaatgagccgaaggttcgGCTGTCAGACTTACAGCAACAATAACAGCAGAACTGACCTTATTTTCCGGTTTTTCCGCAGGTCTTCCTGCAGTTCTGGTTGGGATTGTCGTTTCagtgaataaaaacttttacgGCGTTCTGAAGGATGGCCAGGACGAGTCGGCCAGGATGTGAGTCAGAACCCAAACAGAGAAGCTCAGGGGACCCGATGGTCCGCAGCAGGACttcattctgctgcttctgGACTTTTTAGTTCAGCCTTTCTGAAAGCAGGAAACTGAGAGGATAACATCTTCTGAAAGCTTCCTGTCTTCCCTCAGGTGTTGGATCAAGGACAGAAGCGTCTTCTACACGACCTGCGTTGGTTACTTCTGTCTGGTGTTCCTGCTCAACGTGGCCATGTTCATCGTGGTGATGATGCAGATCTGCGGCCGCAACGGCAAACGCAGCAACCGCACGCTGCGGGAGGAGGTCCGTGCTGCGCCTGAACGTTTGGGTTCTCTGTTCTGGTGTTCCAACATGGCCGTCGCCAAACATCCTGCAGAGTTCAGGCCTGAAAACAGCTCTGGGTAGAAGAGCGGTTctaaagttggggtcgggagcCCACTGAGAGCCGTAGAACACCGAGCTGGAGGtcctgaaagtaaaaaaaaataattttactgatTATAAAAGATCAAAAGTTCAGAcgtttttactctttttgtaaCGTTTGTGGAGTTCAGCCGAGGATCTGAGGGTCGTTAGACGGCTGCTGgtttggggtcaaaggtcaaaggtcagagacCAGCTGATGcagatttacagaaactaaactgagaggAGCTCCAGACGGGTCTCAGACGGGTCTCAGACAGGGTCTCAGACGGGTCTCAGACAGGGTCTCAGACGGGTCTCAGACAGGGTCTCAGACGGGTCTCAGACGGGTCTCAGACAGGGTCTCAGACAGGGTCTCAGACGGGTCTCAGACAGGGTCTCAGACGGGTCTCAGACGGGTCTCAGACAGGGTCTCAGACTGGGTCTCAGACGGGTCTCAGACAGGGTCTCAGACGGGTCTCAGACGGGTCTCAGACAGGGTCTCAGACGGGTCTCAGACAGGTCTCAGACGGGTCTCAGACAGGGTCTCAGACGGGTCTCAGACGGGTCTCAGACAGGGTCTCAGACGGGTCTCAGACACGTCTGAGGTACCGGTTCTGAGGGTTCTCTCTGTTCTTAAATAGTTGGAACTAATGTGAAATGAAGACGTGTTTCAGTTCTGGGCTCTAATTATGGGATgtattttttcagtgtttgggTTTAAACAGATTTGGAACCTCGAGGTTCCGGTCGTTCTTACAGACACGGTTCTaacgtttggtgtggtggtaccTGAGAGTCCTTCCTGTCACGTCCTCTGAGAGTCTCTGGGCTGCGggtggcgggtgacatgcattaaGGTTCTGCTGTGTTCTGCTGTGTTCTGCTGGTCCAGGTCCTCAGAAACCTGCGGAGCGTGGTCAGCCTCACCTTCCTGCTCGGGATGACGTGGGGCTTCGCTCTGTTTGCCTGGGGGCCCGTCTACCTCACCTTCACCTACCTGTTCACCATCTTCAACTCTCTGCAAggtgcagcaacaacaaacctGTAGGACATGTGGACTCTGAGCCGTCTGATAACCCCCCCCCGTCCTCGTGTCTTTGTCTCTGCAGGTCTCTTCATATTTGTCTTCCACTGCGCTCTGAAGGAGAACGTGCAGAAGCAGTGGAGGAGGAGCCTCTGCTGCGGCCCCTACGGCCTCTCCTATAACTCAGGTATCTGTCCACCTGTCCCTCCGTCTGTCCACGGAGCTGTCCACGGAGCTGTCCACAGACCTGTCCCCAGACCTGTCCCTCCATCCGTCCACGGAGCTGTCCACAGACCTGTCCCNNNNNNNNNNNNNNNNNNNNNNNNNNNNNNNNNNNNNNNNNNNNNNNNNNNNNNNNNNNNNNNNNNNNNNNNNNNNNNNNNNNNNNNNNNNNNNNNNNNNNNNNNNNNNNNNNNNNNNNNNNNNNNNNNNNNNNNNNNNNNNNNNNNNNNNNNNNNNNNNNNNNNNNNNNNNNNNNNNNNNNNNNNNNNNNNNNNNNNNNNNNNNNNNNNNNNNNNNNNNNNNNNNNNNNNNNNNNNNNNNNNNNNNNNNNNNNNNNNNNNNNNNNNNNNNNNNNNNNNNNNNNNNNNNNNN from Kryptolebias marmoratus isolate JLee-2015 linkage group LG19, ASM164957v2, whole genome shotgun sequence carries:
- the adgrg6 gene encoding adhesion G-protein coupled receptor G6 isoform X1 (The sequence of the model RefSeq protein was modified relative to this genomic sequence to represent the inferred CDS: added 365 bases not found in genome assembly), which encodes MASCSGDGGGRWRLHLVAPLVLLWISLDRTVRGCTSINCNVVLTEAQGKFMSPCYPQNYPNSHSCRWTLQAPTGFIIQLSFLDFELEEAPGCKYDWLLVHAGNTEAKFCGLTASGMTLNSTGNVMELSFTSDFSIQKRGFSVSFQHVAVALRNQKVKISSGAGQATQVSGSVSIPALSEFTVCFEVERAGSNQKEWLFTYYDSSNNVALSLGSTQSDMKMVVDGTVCSVETIISAADFTSSMKSFCVLWKSSSGLVAVYFNRIYRETTCSPSSNHLVPAGGVFQLGGLQSFNGNMYNLRLWNRTMTLAELKALSCGVAGSVIDWDNSFWSIPSSLAQTDNTLSCSASPSDSPELGHGSSAASSPITSSSDSTNTSHDTNAITDANGTITASAAPPSSNPANVSSASSTPQAEQPANITAVSSAATNHTATNATTHVSLVVSSPQTLPGTTPQPPFLTTNHLMTNISDTASSREGLFYGVFLLVESERSQQAVERALALWLNQTFQDWTFAVDHFRVDLTGGSFSYSCQLLLVIRSRSEADVMERLLSRTGLIGTGLQVQPNSLYVRLVGNCPEENLLHFLWPETRPRVTQYLPCFPNKDHSASRSCLINPENYNSFWSTANLTSCSVTAENAVGVAEQLANFTKNSLSNEEVSQVVTKVQELVNVAKIDAAVAETVVHIISNVMISSDKPPADASNKALKAVEELAHKVEFGGLSVNITSKTLALGVLALNHSTFNGTSFSAFFLPNSTDPKIEFDVTANPLAQVTLPGSLLSSVSLSDVDRSSLSRINFMFFSSTNLFQKEQNSLSLNSYVVASSVGNLSIKDLKDPVKIEISHLHGQVSSKRKCMFWDFSMNEGDGGWNARGCSVSKESSSNRTVCLCNHLTHFGILMDVSQTSSQIDQKNKKVLTFLSYIGCGVSAICCAATLLTYVAFESLRRDYPSKILMNLSTSLLFLNMVFLLDGWLASLNRNEGLCMSAAVLLHYFLLTSFTWMGLESVHMYIALVKVFNTYIRRYILKFCVVGWGLPAVLVGIVVSVNKNFYGVLKDGQDESARMCWIKDRSVFYTTCVGYFCLVFLLNVAMFIVVMMQICGRNGKRSNRTLREEVLRNLRSVVSLTFLLGMTWGFALFAWGPVYLTFTYLFTIFNSLQGLFIFVFHCALKENVQKQWRRSLCCGPYGLSYNSDVTKTATNNTKKVSSDHLGKSLSSSSFGSSSSWTCKAKATLTPFSKRLRSTDKSFSNQNNTASIFSSSSSSDTVPNSSSSSSSILPVSQMIDKVKDYCSTRTDNFYKNIILSDSFVNCTRL
- the adgrg6 gene encoding adhesion G-protein coupled receptor G6 isoform X3 (The sequence of the model RefSeq protein was modified relative to this genomic sequence to represent the inferred CDS: added 365 bases not found in genome assembly) codes for the protein MASCSGDGGGRWRLHLVAPLVLLWISLDRTVRGCTSINCNVVLTEAQGKFMSPCYPQNYPNSHSCRWTLQAPTGFIIQLSFLDFELEEAPGCKYDWLLVHAGNTEAKFCGLTASGMTLNSTGNVMELSFTSDFSIQKRGFSVSFQHVAVALRNQKVKISSGAGQATQVSGSVSIPALSEFTVCFEVERAGSNQKEWLFTYYDSSNNVALSLGSTQSDMKMVVDGTVCSVETIISAADFTSSMKSFCVLWKSSSGLVAVYFNRIYRETTCSPSSNHLVPAGGVFQLGGLQSFNGNMYNLRLWNRTMTLAELKALSCGVAGSVIDWDNSFWSIPSSLAQTDNTLSCSASPSDSPELGHGSSAASSPITSSSDSTNTSHDTNAITDANGTITASAAPPSSNPANVSSASSTPQAEQPANITAVSSAATNHTATNATTHEGLFYGVFLLVESERSQQAVERALALWLNQTFQDWTFAVDHFRVDLTGGSFSYSCQLLLVIRSRSEADVMERLLSRTGLIGTGLQVQPNSLYVRLVGNCPEENLLHFLWPETRPRVTQYLPCFPNKDHSASRSCLINPENYNSFWSTANLTSCSVTAENAVGVAEQLANFTKNSLSNEEVSQVVTKVQELVNVAKIDAAVAETVVHIISNVMISSDKPPADASNKALKAVEELAHKVEFGGLSVNITSKTLALGVLALNHSTFNGTSFSAFFLPNSTDPKIEFDVTANPLAQVTLPGSLLSSVSLSDVDRSSLSRINFMFFSSTNLFQKEQNSLSLNSYVVASSVGNLSIKDLKDPVKIEISHLHGQVSSKRKCMFWDFSMNEGDGGWNARGCSVSKESSSNRTVCLCNHLTHFGILMDVSQTSSQIDQKNKKVLTFLSYIGCGVSAICCAATLLTYVAFESLRRDYPSKILMNLSTSLLFLNMVFLLDGWLASLNRNEGLCMSAAVLLHYFLLTSFTWMGLESVHMYIALVKVFNTYIRRYILKFCVVGWGLPAVLVGIVVSVNKNFYGVLKDGQDESARMCWIKDRSVFYTTCVGYFCLVFLLNVAMFIVVMMQICGRNGKRSNRTLREEVLRNLRSVVSLTFLLGMTWGFALFAWGPVYLTFTYLFTIFNSLQGLFIFVFHCALKENVQKQWRRSLCCGPYGLSYNSDVTKTATNNTKKVSSDHLGKSLSSSSFGSSSSWTCKAKATLTPFSKRLRSTDKSFSNQNNTASIFSSSSSSDTVPNSSSSSSSILPVSQMIDKVKDYCSTRTDNFYKNIILSDSFVNCTRL